One genomic segment of Mastomys coucha isolate ucsf_1 unplaced genomic scaffold, UCSF_Mcou_1 pScaffold22, whole genome shotgun sequence includes these proteins:
- the Ctrl gene encoding chymotrypsin-like protease CTRL-1 isoform X1: MLLLSLTLSLVLLGSSWGCGVPAITPALSYNQRIVNGENAVPGSWPWQVSLQDNTGFHFCGGSLISPNWVVTAAHCKVTPGRHFVILGEYDRSSNAEPVQVLSITKAITHPNWNPNTMNNDVTLLKLASPARYTAQVSPVCLASSNEALPAGLTCVTTGWGRISGVGNVTPARLQQVVLPLVTVNQCRQYWGSRITDSMICAGGSGASSCQVSSLSLALSRGTLPQTAILTTPLPFPSRVTQEALLSARRETPGCLLGLSPGALRTAMYKHRPCTLGSASSTPGSTKSWPTTKLSTDPFPTSIQ; the protein is encoded by the exons ATGCTACTGCTCAGCCTAACCCTTAGCCTGGTCCTCCTTGGCTCCTCCTGGG GCTGTGGTGTTCCTGCCATCACACCTGCACTGAGCTACAACCAGAGGATTGTCAACGGGGAGAATGCAGTGCCAGGCTCCTGGCCCTGGCAAGTGTCTCTACAG GATAACACTGGCTTCCACTTCTGTGGTGGCTCTCTCATCAGCCCGAACTGGGTGGTCACGGCTGCCCACTGCAAAGTCAC GCCTGGACGCCACTTTGTCATTTTGGGAGAGTATGACCGATCTTCCAATGCTGAACCTGTGCAGGTGCTCTCCATCACAAAG GCCATCACACACCCTAACTGGAACCCCAACACTATGAACAATGACGTGACTCTCCTGAAGCTTGCCTCGCCAGCACGGTACACAGCACAAGTCTCACCCGTCTGCCTGGCTTCCTCAAACGAGGCACTGCCTGCGGGCCTCACCTGCGTCACCACTGGCTGGGGCCGAATCAGTGGTGTGG GCAATGTGACACCAGCACGCCTGCAGCAAGTAGTCCTACCCCTGGTCACTGTGAATCAGTGTCGGCAGTATTGGGGTTCGCGCATTACTGATTCCATGATATGTGCAGGTGGCTCAGGCGCCTCCTCGTGTCAGGTAAGCTCCCTGTCCTTGGCACTGTCCCGTGGTACACTTCCCCAAACTGCCATACTGACgactccccttcccttcccttccagggTGACTCAGGAGGCCCTCTTGTCTGCCAGAAGGGAAACACCTGGGTGCTTATTGGGATTGTCTCCTGGGGCACTGAGAACTGCAATGTACAAGCACCGGCCATGTACACTCGGGTCAGCAAGTTCAACACCTGGATCAACCAAGTCATGGCCTACAACTAAACTGTCCACAGATCCTTTCCCCACCTCAATCCAATAA
- the Lcat gene encoding phosphatidylcholine-sterol acyltransferase — MGLPGSPWQWMLLLLGLLLPPATPFWLLNVLFPPHTTPKAELSNHTRPVILVPGCMGNRLEAKLDKPDVVNWLCYRKTEDFFTIWLDINMFLPLGVDCWIDNTRVVYNHSSGRVSNAPGVQIRVPGFGKTYSVEYLDDSKLAGYLHTLVQNLVNNGYVRDETVRAAPYDWRLTPHQQDEYYKKLAGLVEEMYAAYGKPVFLIGHSLGSLHVLHFLLHQPQSWKDRFIDGFISLGAPWGGSIKPMRVLASGDNQGIPIMSNIKLREEQRMTTTSPWMFPAHKVWPEDHVFISTPKFNYTVQDFKRFFTDLHFEEGWHMFLQSRDLLADLPAPGVEVYCLYGVGIPTPHTYIYDHNFPYKDPVAALYEDGDDTVATRSTELCGQWQGRQSQPVHLLPMNGTDHLNMVFSNKTLEHINTILLGAYRHGTPKSPAASLGPPPPE, encoded by the exons ATGGGGCTGCCTGGCTCCCCATGGCAGTGGATGCTGTTGCTGTTGGGGCTTCTGCTCCCTCCTGCCACCCCATTCTGGCTCCTCAATGTGCTCTTCCCCCCGCACACCACGCCCAAGGCTGAACTCAGTAACCACACACGGCCTGTCATCCTCG TGCCTGGCTGCATGGGGAATCGGCTAGAAGCCAAGCTAGATAAACCAGATGTGGTGAACTGGCTGTGCTACCGGAAGACAGAAGACTTCTTCACCATCTGGCTGGATATCAACATGTTTCTCCCCCTCGGGGTGGACTGCTGGATTGATAATACCAG GGTTGTCTACAACCACAGCTCTGGGCGTGTGTCCAATGCCCCTGGAGTACAGATCCGTGTCCCTGGCTTTGGCAAGACCTATTCTGTTGAGTACTTGGATGACAGCAAGCTAGCAG GCTACCTGCACACACTGGTGCAGAATCTGGTTAACAATGGCTATGTGCGGGATGAGACAGTGCGGGCCGCACCCTATGACTGGCGACTGACACCCC ACCAGCAAGATGAATACTACAAGAAGCTGGCTGGACTGGTAGAGGAGATGTATGCCGCTTATGGGAAGCCTGTCTTCCTTATTGGGCACAGCCTTGGCTCCCTCCATGTGCTCCATTTCTTACTGCATCAGCCTCAGTCCTGGAAAGACCGCTTCATTGATGGTTTTATCTCCCTTGGGGCTCCATGGGGTGGTTCCATCAAGCCCATGAGGGTCCTGGCCTCAG GTGACAACCAGGGCATTCCGATCATGTCCAACATAAAGCTGAGAGAGGAGCAGCGCATGACCACGACTTCCCCCTGGATGTTCCCAGCCCACAAGGTGTGGCCTGAAGACCATGTGTTCATTTCCACACCAAAGTTCAACTACACAGTCCAAGACTTCAAGCGCTTTTTTACAGACCTGCATTTTGAAGAAGGCTGGCATATGTTTCTGCAGTCTCGTGACCTACTGGCGGACCTCCCAGCACCTGGTGTAGAAGTATATTGTCTCTACGGTGTGGGCATACCCACACCCCATACCTACATCTATGACCACAACTTCCCCTACAAAGACCCAGTGGCTGCACTGTATGAAGATGGGGATGACACTGTAGCCACACGTAGCACTGAGCTCTGTGGCCAGTGGCAGGGCCGACAGTCACAGCCTGTACACTTGCTGCCCATGAATGGGACAGATCATCTCAACATGGTCTTCAGCAATAAGACACTGGAACATATCAATACCATTCTACTGGGTGCCTACCGCCATGGCACTCCTAAGTCCCCAGCTGCCAGCCTAGGCCCCCCACCCCCTGAATAA
- the Slc12a4 gene encoding solute carrier family 12 member 4 isoform X1 → MGDTLHPGQGNHRESSPFLCPLDASRGNDYYDRNLALFEEELDIRPKVSSLLGKLVSYTNLTQGAKEHEEAESGEGGRRRAAKAPSMGTLMGVYLPCLQNIFGVILFLRLTWMVGTAGVLQALLIVLICCCCTLLTAISMSAIATNGVVPAGGSYFMISRSLGPEFGGAVGLCFYLGTTFAAAMYILGAIEILLTYIAPPAAIFYPSGTHDMSGATLNNMRVYGTIFLTLMTLVVFVGVKYVNKFASLFLACVIISILSIYAGGIKSIFDPPVFPVCMLGNRTLSRDQFDICAKTVVVDNETVATRLWTFFCHSPNLTADSCDPYFLLNNVTEIPGIPGAAAGVLQENLWSAYLEKGEVVEKHGLPSTDTLGLKESLSLYVVADIATSFTVLVGIFFPSVTGIMAGSNRSGDLRDAQKSIPVGTILAIVTTSLVYFSSVILFGACIEGVVLRDKYGDGVSRNLVVGTLAWPSPWVIVVGSFFSTCGAGLQSLTGAPRLLQAIAKDNIIPFLRVFGHGKANGEPTWALLLTALIAELGILIASLDMVAPILSMFFLMCYLFVNLACAVQTLLRTPNWRPRFKYYHWTLSFLGMSLCLALMFVSSWYYALVAMLIAGMIYKYIEYQGAEKEWGDGIRGLSLSAARYALLRLEEGPPHTKNWRPQLLVLLKLDEDLHVKYPRLLTFASQLKAGKGLTIVGSVIQGSFLESYGEAQAAEQTIKNMMDIEKVKGFCQVVVASKVREGLAHLIQSCGLGGMRHNSVVLGWPYGWRQSEDPRAWKTFIDTVRCTTAAHLALLVPKNIAFYPSNHERYLEGHIDVWWIVHDGGMLMLLPFLLRQHKVWKKCRMRIFTVAQMDDNSIQMKKDLAIFLYHLRLEAEVEVVEMHNSDISAYTYERTLMMEQRSQMLRQMRLTKTERDREAQLVKDRHSALRLESLYSDEEDESAAGADKIQMTWTRDKYMAEPWDPSHTPDNFRELVHIKPDQSNVRRMHTAVKLNEVIVTRSHDARLVLLNMPGPPKNSEGDENYMEFLEVLTEGLERVLLVRGGGREVITIYS, encoded by the exons GCACCCAGCATGGGTACCCTCATGGGAGTGTACCTGCCCTGCCTGCAGAATATCTTCGGGGTCATCCTCTTCCTGCGGCTGACCTGGATGGTGGGCACAGCTGGCGTGCTGCAGGCTCTCCTTATTGTCCtcatctgctgctgctgt ACCCTGCTGACGGCCATCTCCATGAGTGCCATCGCCACCAATGGTGTGGTTCCAG CTGGTGGCTCCTACTTCATGATTTCCCGCTCTTTGGGACCAGAATTTGGAGGTGCCGTGGGCCTATGCTTCTACCTGGGGACGACCTTTGCAGCAGCCATGTATATCCTAGGGGCCATTGAGATCTTGCTG ACCTACATTGCTCCGCCAGCTGCCATCTTTTACCCATCGGGCACCCATGACATGTCAGGTGCCACCTTGAATAACATGCGGGTGTATGGGACCATTTTCCTGACTTTGATGACCCTGGTGGTGTTTGTTGGTGTCAAGTATGTGAACAAGTTTGCCTCACTCTTCCTGGCCTGTGTGATCATCTCCATCCTTTCCATTTACGCGGGAGGCATCAAGTCCATTTTTGACCCTCCTGTGTTTCC GGTGTGCATGCTGGGCAATAGGACCCTGTCTCGGGACCAGTTTGATATCTGTGCCAAGACGGTTGTGGTGGACAATGAGACAGTGGCCACCCGGCTGTGGACCTTCTTCTGCCACAGCCCCAACCTTACTGCTGACTCCTGTGACCCCTACTTCCTGCTCAACAATGTGACAGAGATTCCTGGCATACCTGGGGCAGCTGCTGGTGTGCTCCAGG AAAACCTATGGAGTGCTTACCTGGAGAAGGGTGAGGTCGTGGAGAAGCATGGGCTGCCCTCCACAGACACCCTTGGCCTGAAGGAGAGCCTGTCCCTGTATGTAGTGGCTGACATCGCCACATCCTTCACTGTGCTGGTTGGCATCTTTTTCCCTTCTGTGACAG GCATCATGGCCGGCTCAAACCGCTCCGGGGACCTCCGTGACGCCCAGAAGTCTATCCCAGTGGGGACCATTCTGGCCATTGTTACCACCTCACTCGTGT ACTTCAGCAGTGTGATCCTCTTCGGTGCCTGCATTGAGGGTGTGGTGCTCCGGGACAA gtatgGCGATGGCGTCAGCAGGAACCTGGTGGTGGGCACCTTGGCCTGGCCTTCGCCTTGGGTCATCGTGGTGGGCTCCTTCTTCTCAACATGTGGTGCTGGCCTCCAAAGCCTCACTGGGGCTCCACGTTTATTGCAAGCCATTGCCAAGGATAACATCATCCCCTTCCTCCGG GTGTTTGGCCACGGGAAAGCAAATGGTGAGCCAACGTGGGCTCTCCTCCTGACAGCACTCATCGCAGAGCTGGGCATCCTCATCGCCTCCCTTGACATGGTGGCCCCCATCCTGTCCat GTTCTTTCTGATGTGCTACCTTTTTGTGAACTTGGCCTGTGCTGTGCAGACACTCCTGAGGACCCCCAACTGGCGGCCCCGGTTCAAGTACTACCACTG GACATTGTCTTTCCTAGGCATGAGTCTCTGCCTGGCCCTCATGTTTGTCTCCTCCTGGTACTATGCCCTAGTGGCCATGCTCATTGCAGGCATGATCTACAAGTACATCGAGTACCAAGG GGCTGAGAAGGAGTGGGGTGATGGGATCCGAGGCCTATCCCTGAGTGCTGCACGCTATGCACTGCTGAGACTGGAGGAAGGCCCTCCTCACACCAAGAACTGGCG GCCTCAGCTCCTGGTGCTGCTGAAGTTAGACGAAGATCTTCATGTGAAGTACCCCCGGCTCCTCACCTTTGCCTCCCAGCTTAAGGCTGGGAAGGGCCTGACAATCGTAGGCTCTGTCATTCAGGGCAGCTTTTTGGAGAGCTATGGTGAAGCCCAGGCTGCTGAGCAG ACAATCAAGAACATGATGGACATTGAGAAAGTAAAAGGCTtctgccaggtagtggtggccaGCAAGGTTCGAGAGGGGCTGGCCCACCTCATCCAGTCTTGCGGCCTGGGCGGCATGAGACATAACTCCGTGGTGCTGGGTTGGCCCTATGGCTGGCGACAGAGTGAGGACCCACGTGCCTGGAAGACCTTTATTG ACACTGTGCGCTGCACCACAGCTGCCCACCTGGCCCTGCTGGTGCCAAAGAACATAGCTTTCTACCCCAGCAACCACGAGCGGTACCTGGAGGGCCACATTGACGTGTGGTGGATCGTGCATGATGGAGGCATGCTCATGCTTTTGCCCTTCCTGCTACGCCAGCATAAG GTTTGGAAGAAGTGCCGGATGCGCATTTTCACGGTGGCCCAGATGGACGACAACAGCATCCAGATGAAGAAGGATCTGGCCATCTTCCTGTATCACCTTCGCCTGGAAGCTGAAGTGGAGGTGGTAGAGATG caCAACAGTGACATCTCTGCATATACCTATGAGCGGACACTGATGATGGAGCAGCGGTCTCAGATGCTGCGGCAGATGAGGCTGACCAAAACCGAGCGGGATCGAGAG GCCCAGCTGGTGAAGGACAGGCACTCAGCTCTGAGGCTGGAGAGCCTTTACTCCGACGAGGAGGATGAGTCCGCAGCAGGGGCCGACAAGATCCAGATGACATGGACCAGAGACAAATACATGGCTGAGCCCTGGGACCCCAGCCACACCCCAGACAACTTCCGTGAGCTGGTGCACATTAAGCC GGACCAGTCCAATGTGCGGCGCATGCACACTGCTGTGAAGCTCAATGAAGTCATTGTCACGCGCTCCCATGATGCCCGCCTGGTCCTACTGAACATGCCTGGCCCCCCTAAGAACAGTGAGGGCGATGAGAACT ACATGGAATTCCTTGAAGTCCTAACGGAGGGCCTTGAACGGGTGTTGTTGGTGCGTGGCGGTGGCCGGGAAGTCATCACCATCTATTCCTGA
- the Ctrl gene encoding chymotrypsin-like protease CTRL-1 isoform X2, which translates to MLLLSLTLSLVLLGSSWGCGVPAITPALSYNQRIVNGENAVPGSWPWQVSLQDNTGFHFCGGSLISPNWVVTAAHCKVTPGRHFVILGEYDRSSNAEPVQVLSITKAITHPNWNPNTMNNDVTLLKLASPARYTAQVSPVCLASSNEALPAGLTCVTTGWGRISGVGNVTPARLQQVVLPLVTVNQCRQYWGSRITDSMICAGGSGASSCQGDSGGPLVCQKGNTWVLIGIVSWGTENCNVQAPAMYTRVSKFNTWINQVMAYN; encoded by the exons ATGCTACTGCTCAGCCTAACCCTTAGCCTGGTCCTCCTTGGCTCCTCCTGGG GCTGTGGTGTTCCTGCCATCACACCTGCACTGAGCTACAACCAGAGGATTGTCAACGGGGAGAATGCAGTGCCAGGCTCCTGGCCCTGGCAAGTGTCTCTACAG GATAACACTGGCTTCCACTTCTGTGGTGGCTCTCTCATCAGCCCGAACTGGGTGGTCACGGCTGCCCACTGCAAAGTCAC GCCTGGACGCCACTTTGTCATTTTGGGAGAGTATGACCGATCTTCCAATGCTGAACCTGTGCAGGTGCTCTCCATCACAAAG GCCATCACACACCCTAACTGGAACCCCAACACTATGAACAATGACGTGACTCTCCTGAAGCTTGCCTCGCCAGCACGGTACACAGCACAAGTCTCACCCGTCTGCCTGGCTTCCTCAAACGAGGCACTGCCTGCGGGCCTCACCTGCGTCACCACTGGCTGGGGCCGAATCAGTGGTGTGG GCAATGTGACACCAGCACGCCTGCAGCAAGTAGTCCTACCCCTGGTCACTGTGAATCAGTGTCGGCAGTATTGGGGTTCGCGCATTACTGATTCCATGATATGTGCAGGTGGCTCAGGCGCCTCCTCGTGTCAG ggTGACTCAGGAGGCCCTCTTGTCTGCCAGAAGGGAAACACCTGGGTGCTTATTGGGATTGTCTCCTGGGGCACTGAGAACTGCAATGTACAAGCACCGGCCATGTACACTCGGGTCAGCAAGTTCAACACCTGGATCAACCAAGTCATGGCCTACAACTAA
- the Psmb10 gene encoding proteasome subunit beta type-10 translates to MLKQAVEHRGGFSFENCQRNASLEHVLPGLRVPRARKTGTTIAGLVFRDGVILGADTRATNDSVVADKSCEKIHFIAPKIYCGGAGVAADTEMTTRMAASKMELHALSTGREPRVATVTRILRQTLFRYQGHVGASLIVGGVDLNGPQLYSVHPHGSYSRLPFTALGSGQDAAVALLEDRFQPNMTLEAAQELLVEAITAGILSDLGSGGCVDACVITAGGAKMLRALSTPTEPVQRAGGYYFAPGTTPVLTQEVRPLSLELLEETVQAMEVE, encoded by the exons ATGCTGAAGCAGGCAGTGGAACACAGAGGAGGCTTCTCTTTCGAGAACTGCCAGAG GAATGCGTCCTTGGAACACGTCCTTCCGGGACTTCGAGTCCCTCGTGCACGCAAGACCGGGACTACCATCGCGGGGCTTGTGTTCCGA GATGGAGTCATTCTGGGTGCAGACACGAGGGCTACTAACGATTCGGTTGTGGCGGACAAAAGCTGCGAGAAGATCCACTTCATCGCCCCTAAAATCTA CTGTGGTGGGGCTGGAGTAGCTGCGGACACTGAGATGACTACGCGGATGGCGGCTTCCAAAATGGAACTACATGCGCTGTCCACCGGCCGTGAGCCTCGGGTGGCCACAGTCACCCGTATCCTGCGCCAGACGCTCTTCCG GTACCAAGGCCACGTGGGAGCATCATTGATTGTGGGCGGGGTTGATCTGAACGGACCGCAGCTCTACAGTGTGCACCCACACGGTTCCTACAGCCGTCTGCCCTTTACTGCCCTTG GCTCTGGTCAGGATGCAGCCGTGGCACTGTTGGAGGACCGGTTCCAGCCAAACATGACG CTGGAGGCTGCACAAGAGCTGTTGGTAGAAGCCATCACAGCAGGGATCCTGAGTGACCTGGGCTCTGGAGGCTGTGTGGATGCCTGTGTGATCACTGCAGGGGGTGCCAAGATGCTGAGAGCATTGAGTACACCCACAGAGCCTGTGCAGAG AGCTGGTGGTTACTACTTTGCTCCTGGAACCACACCTGTCCTGACCCAGGAAGTGAGACCCCTGTCCCTGGAACTTCTGGAGGAAACTGTGCAGGCCATGGAGGTGGAATAA